A window of the Falco rusticolus isolate bFalRus1 chromosome 1, bFalRus1.pri, whole genome shotgun sequence genome harbors these coding sequences:
- the THNSL2 gene encoding threonine synthase-like 2 isoform X4: MSTSAKGGWAASGGGGGASMEYVSTRGGTGTVDFEGALFSGYAPDQGLFMPQHIPLLDGDTLRRWSSLSYRELVKELCSLFITAELIPRSMLNDLIDRAFSRFRHKDVVHLSRLKDGLNVLELWHGVTYAFKDLSLSCTGQFLQYFLEKKQKHVTILVGTSGDTGSSAIESVRGQKNMDIFVLLPKGFCTQIQELQMTTVIEDNVHCAPSLDTTPLPVVEIVVPTGGGGNITAGCIAQKMGLPIRLVAAVNSNDIIHRTVQHGDFSLSESVKATLASAMDIQAPPRVREETGKKVGKPRRNASSMAICSLPRAEQVSAGRERPQPWKSMEEPYNVERILWLLSGSDSHLIKTLMERFSASKSLTLPEDLHRKLSETLHSCSASDEDIVRAMQRCWEENHYLLCPHSAVAAHYHYSQPDGAPRCCLAPASAAKFQDALLRAGLVPQLPPEITALTAMKTRSTPLDRGQDWAQALRGWIEAMAQWREAQRHCLAASGQQGITGQGVTQT, encoded by the exons ATGAGCACAAGTGCAAAGGGTGGCTGGGCTGCAAgtggcggcggcggtggcg CATCCATGGAGTACGTCAGCACACGGGGAGGCACGGGGACTGTTGACTTCGAGGGAGCCCTGTTCTCTGGGTACGCACCTGACCAGGGCCTCTTCATGCCCCAGCACATCCCCTTGCTGGATGGGGACACCCTGCGCAGGTGGAGCAGCCTCTCCTACCGGGAGCTGGTGAAGGAGCTGTGCTCCCTCTTCATCACAGCTGAGCTGATCCCGCGGAGCATGCTCAATG ACTTGATCGACAGGGCCTTCAGCAGGTTCAGACACAAGGATGTTGTCCATCTGTCCAGGCTGAAAGATGGGCTGAATGTGTTGGAGCTCTGGCATGGGGTTACTTACGCATTTAAGGATCTGTCCTTGTCCTGCACAGGGCAGTTTTTACAGTACTTCttggagaaaaagcagaagcatgtCACTATTCTGGTGG GGACTTCAGGGGACACGGGGAGCTCGGCCATTGAAAGCGTGAGAGGACAGAAGAACATGGACATCTTTGTTCTGCTCCCCAAGGGGTTCTGCACCCAGATACAGGAACTTCAGATGACCACTGTCATTGAAGACAACGTCCAT tgtgccccatccctggatACCACCCCGCTGCCAGTGGTGGAAATTGTTGTGCcaacaggaggaggaggaaacatCACag CTGGCTGTATTGCCCAGAAAATGGGTCTCCCGATTAGACTTGTTGCTGCAGTCAACAGCAACGACATCATTCACAGGACTGTTCAGCATGGAGATTTCTCACTGTCAGAAAGCGTGAAGGCTACATTAGCATCAGCCATGGATATTCAG GCTCCACCAAGAGTAAGAGAAGAAACCGGGAAGAAGGTAGGGAAGCCTAGAAGAAATGCCTCATCTATGGCCATCTGCAGCTTGCCCAGAGCAGAACAAGTctcagcaggcagggaaaggcCTCAGCCATGGAAAAGCATGGAG GAACCTTACAACGTGGAGAGGATCCTCTGGCTGCTCTCAGGCTCTGATAGCCACCTGATAAAAACACTAATGGAGAGATTCAGTGCATCAAAAAGCCTTACGCTGCCAGAGGATTTGCACAGAaag CTCTCTGAGACCCTGCACTCCTGCTCGGCCTCTGATGAGGACATCGTGCGAGCCATGCAGCGCTGCTGGGAGGAAAACCACTACCTGCTGTGCCCCCACTCCGCTGTAGCTGCTCACTACCACTACTCACAGCCAGATGG cgCGCCCCGGTGTTGCTTagctccagcctctgcagccaAATTTCAGGATGCCCTGCTCCGAGCCGGCCTGGTTCCCCAGCTTCCCCCTGAAATCACTGCCTTAACAGCGATGAAGACCAGGTCCACCCCCCTGGACCGGGGACAGGACTGGGCACAGGCACTCCGGGGATGGATCGAAGCCATGGCACAGTGGCGGGAGGCACAGCGGCATTGCTTGGCTGCCTCGGGACAGCAGGGGATCACCGGGCAGGGAGTCACGCAGACCTGA
- the THNSL2 gene encoding threonine synthase-like 2 isoform X3, whose translation MSTSAKGGWAASGGGGGASMEYVSTRGGTGTVDFEGALFSGYAPDQGLFMPQHIPLLDGDTLRRWSSLSYRELVKELCSLFITAELIPRSMLNDLIDRAFSRFRHKDVVHLSRLKDGLNVLELWHGVTYAFKDLSLSCTGQFLQYFLEKKQKHVTILVGTSGDTGSSAIESVRGQKNMDIFVLLPKGFCTQIQELQMTTVIEDNVHVFAAHGNSDEIDEPIKELFADVDFARKYNLMSLNSVNWSRIMVQIAHHFYAYFQCAPSLDTTPLPVVEIVVPTGGGGNITAGCIAQKMGLPIRLVAAVNSNDIIHRTVQHGDFSLSESVKATLASAMDIQEPYNVERILWLLSGSDSHLIKTLMERFSASKSLTLPEDLHRKLSETLHSCSASDEDIVRAMQRCWEENHYLLCPHSAVAAHYHYSQPDGAPRCCLAPASAAKFQDALLRAGLVPQLPPEITALTAMKTRSTPLDRGQDWAQALRGWIEAMAQWREAQRHCLAASGQQGITGQGVTQT comes from the exons ATGAGCACAAGTGCAAAGGGTGGCTGGGCTGCAAgtggcggcggcggtggcg CATCCATGGAGTACGTCAGCACACGGGGAGGCACGGGGACTGTTGACTTCGAGGGAGCCCTGTTCTCTGGGTACGCACCTGACCAGGGCCTCTTCATGCCCCAGCACATCCCCTTGCTGGATGGGGACACCCTGCGCAGGTGGAGCAGCCTCTCCTACCGGGAGCTGGTGAAGGAGCTGTGCTCCCTCTTCATCACAGCTGAGCTGATCCCGCGGAGCATGCTCAATG ACTTGATCGACAGGGCCTTCAGCAGGTTCAGACACAAGGATGTTGTCCATCTGTCCAGGCTGAAAGATGGGCTGAATGTGTTGGAGCTCTGGCATGGGGTTACTTACGCATTTAAGGATCTGTCCTTGTCCTGCACAGGGCAGTTTTTACAGTACTTCttggagaaaaagcagaagcatgtCACTATTCTGGTGG GGACTTCAGGGGACACGGGGAGCTCGGCCATTGAAAGCGTGAGAGGACAGAAGAACATGGACATCTTTGTTCTGCTCCCCAAGGGGTTCTGCACCCAGATACAGGAACTTCAGATGACCACTGTCATTGAAGACAACGTCCATGTATTTGCTG CTCATGGGAACAGTGATGAAATCGATGAGCCTATCAAGGAACTGTTTGCTGATGTCGATTTTGCCAGAAAATACAATCTGATGAGCCTGAATTCCGTCAATTGGTCGAGGATTATGGTGCAGATTGCTCACCACTTCTATGCTTACTTTCAgtgtgccccatccctggatACCACCCCGCTGCCAGTGGTGGAAATTGTTGTGCcaacaggaggaggaggaaacatCACag CTGGCTGTATTGCCCAGAAAATGGGTCTCCCGATTAGACTTGTTGCTGCAGTCAACAGCAACGACATCATTCACAGGACTGTTCAGCATGGAGATTTCTCACTGTCAGAAAGCGTGAAGGCTACATTAGCATCAGCCATGGATATTCAG GAACCTTACAACGTGGAGAGGATCCTCTGGCTGCTCTCAGGCTCTGATAGCCACCTGATAAAAACACTAATGGAGAGATTCAGTGCATCAAAAAGCCTTACGCTGCCAGAGGATTTGCACAGAaag CTCTCTGAGACCCTGCACTCCTGCTCGGCCTCTGATGAGGACATCGTGCGAGCCATGCAGCGCTGCTGGGAGGAAAACCACTACCTGCTGTGCCCCCACTCCGCTGTAGCTGCTCACTACCACTACTCACAGCCAGATGG cgCGCCCCGGTGTTGCTTagctccagcctctgcagccaAATTTCAGGATGCCCTGCTCCGAGCCGGCCTGGTTCCCCAGCTTCCCCCTGAAATCACTGCCTTAACAGCGATGAAGACCAGGTCCACCCCCCTGGACCGGGGACAGGACTGGGCACAGGCACTCCGGGGATGGATCGAAGCCATGGCACAGTGGCGGGAGGCACAGCGGCATTGCTTGGCTGCCTCGGGACAGCAGGGGATCACCGGGCAGGGAGTCACGCAGACCTGA
- the THNSL2 gene encoding threonine synthase-like 2 isoform X2, with protein sequence MEYVSTRGGTGTVDFEGALFSGYAPDQGLFMPQHIPLLDGDTLRRWSSLSYRELVKELCSLFITAELIPRSMLNDLIDRAFSRFRHKDVVHLSRLKDGLNVLELWHGVTYAFKDLSLSCTGQFLQYFLEKKQKHVTILVGTSGDTGSSAIESVRGQKNMDIFVLLPKGFCTQIQELQMTTVIEDNVHVFAAHGNSDEIDEPIKELFADVDFARKYNLMSLNSVNWSRIMVQIAHHFYAYFQCAPSLDTTPLPVVEIVVPTGGGGNITAGCIAQKMGLPIRLVAAVNSNDIIHRTVQHGDFSLSESVKATLASAMDIQAPPRVREETGKKVGKPRRNASSMAICSLPRAEQVSAGRERPQPWKSMEEPYNVERILWLLSGSDSHLIKTLMERFSASKSLTLPEDLHRKLSETLHSCSASDEDIVRAMQRCWEENHYLLCPHSAVAAHYHYSQPDGAPRCCLAPASAAKFQDALLRAGLVPQLPPEITALTAMKTRSTPLDRGQDWAQALRGWIEAMAQWREAQRHCLAASGQQGITGQGVTQT encoded by the exons ATGGAGTACGTCAGCACACGGGGAGGCACGGGGACTGTTGACTTCGAGGGAGCCCTGTTCTCTGGGTACGCACCTGACCAGGGCCTCTTCATGCCCCAGCACATCCCCTTGCTGGATGGGGACACCCTGCGCAGGTGGAGCAGCCTCTCCTACCGGGAGCTGGTGAAGGAGCTGTGCTCCCTCTTCATCACAGCTGAGCTGATCCCGCGGAGCATGCTCAATG ACTTGATCGACAGGGCCTTCAGCAGGTTCAGACACAAGGATGTTGTCCATCTGTCCAGGCTGAAAGATGGGCTGAATGTGTTGGAGCTCTGGCATGGGGTTACTTACGCATTTAAGGATCTGTCCTTGTCCTGCACAGGGCAGTTTTTACAGTACTTCttggagaaaaagcagaagcatgtCACTATTCTGGTGG GGACTTCAGGGGACACGGGGAGCTCGGCCATTGAAAGCGTGAGAGGACAGAAGAACATGGACATCTTTGTTCTGCTCCCCAAGGGGTTCTGCACCCAGATACAGGAACTTCAGATGACCACTGTCATTGAAGACAACGTCCATGTATTTGCTG CTCATGGGAACAGTGATGAAATCGATGAGCCTATCAAGGAACTGTTTGCTGATGTCGATTTTGCCAGAAAATACAATCTGATGAGCCTGAATTCCGTCAATTGGTCGAGGATTATGGTGCAGATTGCTCACCACTTCTATGCTTACTTTCAgtgtgccccatccctggatACCACCCCGCTGCCAGTGGTGGAAATTGTTGTGCcaacaggaggaggaggaaacatCACag CTGGCTGTATTGCCCAGAAAATGGGTCTCCCGATTAGACTTGTTGCTGCAGTCAACAGCAACGACATCATTCACAGGACTGTTCAGCATGGAGATTTCTCACTGTCAGAAAGCGTGAAGGCTACATTAGCATCAGCCATGGATATTCAG GCTCCACCAAGAGTAAGAGAAGAAACCGGGAAGAAGGTAGGGAAGCCTAGAAGAAATGCCTCATCTATGGCCATCTGCAGCTTGCCCAGAGCAGAACAAGTctcagcaggcagggaaaggcCTCAGCCATGGAAAAGCATGGAG GAACCTTACAACGTGGAGAGGATCCTCTGGCTGCTCTCAGGCTCTGATAGCCACCTGATAAAAACACTAATGGAGAGATTCAGTGCATCAAAAAGCCTTACGCTGCCAGAGGATTTGCACAGAaag CTCTCTGAGACCCTGCACTCCTGCTCGGCCTCTGATGAGGACATCGTGCGAGCCATGCAGCGCTGCTGGGAGGAAAACCACTACCTGCTGTGCCCCCACTCCGCTGTAGCTGCTCACTACCACTACTCACAGCCAGATGG cgCGCCCCGGTGTTGCTTagctccagcctctgcagccaAATTTCAGGATGCCCTGCTCCGAGCCGGCCTGGTTCCCCAGCTTCCCCCTGAAATCACTGCCTTAACAGCGATGAAGACCAGGTCCACCCCCCTGGACCGGGGACAGGACTGGGCACAGGCACTCCGGGGATGGATCGAAGCCATGGCACAGTGGCGGGAGGCACAGCGGCATTGCTTGGCTGCCTCGGGACAGCAGGGGATCACCGGGCAGGGAGTCACGCAGACCTGA
- the THNSL2 gene encoding threonine synthase-like 2 isoform X5, giving the protein MSTSAKGGWAASGGGGGDLIDRAFSRFRHKDVVHLSRLKDGLNVLELWHGVTYAFKDLSLSCTGQFLQYFLEKKQKHVTILVGTSGDTGSSAIESVRGQKNMDIFVLLPKGFCTQIQELQMTTVIEDNVHVFAAHGNSDEIDEPIKELFADVDFARKYNLMSLNSVNWSRIMVQIAHHFYAYFQCAPSLDTTPLPVVEIVVPTGGGGNITAGCIAQKMGLPIRLVAAVNSNDIIHRTVQHGDFSLSESVKATLASAMDIQAPPRVREETGKKVGKPRRNASSMAICSLPRAEQVSAGRERPQPWKSMEEPYNVERILWLLSGSDSHLIKTLMERFSASKSLTLPEDLHRKLSETLHSCSASDEDIVRAMQRCWEENHYLLCPHSAVAAHYHYSQPDGAPRCCLAPASAAKFQDALLRAGLVPQLPPEITALTAMKTRSTPLDRGQDWAQALRGWIEAMAQWREAQRHCLAASGQQGITGQGVTQT; this is encoded by the exons ATGAGCACAAGTGCAAAGGGTGGCTGGGCTGCAAgtggcggcggcggtggcg ACTTGATCGACAGGGCCTTCAGCAGGTTCAGACACAAGGATGTTGTCCATCTGTCCAGGCTGAAAGATGGGCTGAATGTGTTGGAGCTCTGGCATGGGGTTACTTACGCATTTAAGGATCTGTCCTTGTCCTGCACAGGGCAGTTTTTACAGTACTTCttggagaaaaagcagaagcatgtCACTATTCTGGTGG GGACTTCAGGGGACACGGGGAGCTCGGCCATTGAAAGCGTGAGAGGACAGAAGAACATGGACATCTTTGTTCTGCTCCCCAAGGGGTTCTGCACCCAGATACAGGAACTTCAGATGACCACTGTCATTGAAGACAACGTCCATGTATTTGCTG CTCATGGGAACAGTGATGAAATCGATGAGCCTATCAAGGAACTGTTTGCTGATGTCGATTTTGCCAGAAAATACAATCTGATGAGCCTGAATTCCGTCAATTGGTCGAGGATTATGGTGCAGATTGCTCACCACTTCTATGCTTACTTTCAgtgtgccccatccctggatACCACCCCGCTGCCAGTGGTGGAAATTGTTGTGCcaacaggaggaggaggaaacatCACag CTGGCTGTATTGCCCAGAAAATGGGTCTCCCGATTAGACTTGTTGCTGCAGTCAACAGCAACGACATCATTCACAGGACTGTTCAGCATGGAGATTTCTCACTGTCAGAAAGCGTGAAGGCTACATTAGCATCAGCCATGGATATTCAG GCTCCACCAAGAGTAAGAGAAGAAACCGGGAAGAAGGTAGGGAAGCCTAGAAGAAATGCCTCATCTATGGCCATCTGCAGCTTGCCCAGAGCAGAACAAGTctcagcaggcagggaaaggcCTCAGCCATGGAAAAGCATGGAG GAACCTTACAACGTGGAGAGGATCCTCTGGCTGCTCTCAGGCTCTGATAGCCACCTGATAAAAACACTAATGGAGAGATTCAGTGCATCAAAAAGCCTTACGCTGCCAGAGGATTTGCACAGAaag CTCTCTGAGACCCTGCACTCCTGCTCGGCCTCTGATGAGGACATCGTGCGAGCCATGCAGCGCTGCTGGGAGGAAAACCACTACCTGCTGTGCCCCCACTCCGCTGTAGCTGCTCACTACCACTACTCACAGCCAGATGG cgCGCCCCGGTGTTGCTTagctccagcctctgcagccaAATTTCAGGATGCCCTGCTCCGAGCCGGCCTGGTTCCCCAGCTTCCCCCTGAAATCACTGCCTTAACAGCGATGAAGACCAGGTCCACCCCCCTGGACCGGGGACAGGACTGGGCACAGGCACTCCGGGGATGGATCGAAGCCATGGCACAGTGGCGGGAGGCACAGCGGCATTGCTTGGCTGCCTCGGGACAGCAGGGGATCACCGGGCAGGGAGTCACGCAGACCTGA
- the THNSL2 gene encoding threonine synthase-like 2 isoform X6 produces the protein MSTSAKGGWAASGGGGGASMEYVSTRGGTGTVDFEGALFSGYAPDQGLFMPQHIPLLDGDTLRRWSSLSYRELVKELCSLFITAELIPRSMLNDLIDRAFSRFRHKDVVHLSRLKDGLNVLELWHGVTYAFKDLSLSCTGQFLQYFLEKKQKHVTILVGTSGDTGSSAIESVRGQKNMDIFVLLPKGFCTQIQELQMTTVIEDNVHVFAAHGNSDEIDEPIKELFADVDFARKYNLMSLNSVNWSRIMVQIAHHFYAYFQCAPSLDTTPLPVVEIVVPTGGGGNITAGCIAQKMGLPIRLVAAVNSNDIIHRTVQHGDFSLSESVKATLASAMDIQAPPRVREETGKKVGKPRRNASSMAICSLPRAEQVSAGRERPQPWKSMEEPYNVERILWLLSGSDSHLIKTLMERFSASKSLTLPEDLHRKDMKPLVLGRSRSGIGHQGSVQWVLAQTEYGIWESAGLGAAIQPQCYTR, from the exons ATGAGCACAAGTGCAAAGGGTGGCTGGGCTGCAAgtggcggcggcggtggcg CATCCATGGAGTACGTCAGCACACGGGGAGGCACGGGGACTGTTGACTTCGAGGGAGCCCTGTTCTCTGGGTACGCACCTGACCAGGGCCTCTTCATGCCCCAGCACATCCCCTTGCTGGATGGGGACACCCTGCGCAGGTGGAGCAGCCTCTCCTACCGGGAGCTGGTGAAGGAGCTGTGCTCCCTCTTCATCACAGCTGAGCTGATCCCGCGGAGCATGCTCAATG ACTTGATCGACAGGGCCTTCAGCAGGTTCAGACACAAGGATGTTGTCCATCTGTCCAGGCTGAAAGATGGGCTGAATGTGTTGGAGCTCTGGCATGGGGTTACTTACGCATTTAAGGATCTGTCCTTGTCCTGCACAGGGCAGTTTTTACAGTACTTCttggagaaaaagcagaagcatgtCACTATTCTGGTGG GGACTTCAGGGGACACGGGGAGCTCGGCCATTGAAAGCGTGAGAGGACAGAAGAACATGGACATCTTTGTTCTGCTCCCCAAGGGGTTCTGCACCCAGATACAGGAACTTCAGATGACCACTGTCATTGAAGACAACGTCCATGTATTTGCTG CTCATGGGAACAGTGATGAAATCGATGAGCCTATCAAGGAACTGTTTGCTGATGTCGATTTTGCCAGAAAATACAATCTGATGAGCCTGAATTCCGTCAATTGGTCGAGGATTATGGTGCAGATTGCTCACCACTTCTATGCTTACTTTCAgtgtgccccatccctggatACCACCCCGCTGCCAGTGGTGGAAATTGTTGTGCcaacaggaggaggaggaaacatCACag CTGGCTGTATTGCCCAGAAAATGGGTCTCCCGATTAGACTTGTTGCTGCAGTCAACAGCAACGACATCATTCACAGGACTGTTCAGCATGGAGATTTCTCACTGTCAGAAAGCGTGAAGGCTACATTAGCATCAGCCATGGATATTCAG GCTCCACCAAGAGTAAGAGAAGAAACCGGGAAGAAGGTAGGGAAGCCTAGAAGAAATGCCTCATCTATGGCCATCTGCAGCTTGCCCAGAGCAGAACAAGTctcagcaggcagggaaaggcCTCAGCCATGGAAAAGCATGGAG GAACCTTACAACGTGGAGAGGATCCTCTGGCTGCTCTCAGGCTCTGATAGCCACCTGATAAAAACACTAATGGAGAGATTCAGTGCATCAAAAAGCCTTACGCTGCCAGAGGATTTGCACAGAaag GATATGAAACCACTCGTCCTTGGCCGCTCCAGATCTGGCATTGGCCACCAAGGCAGCGTGCAGTGGGTGTTGGCACAAACTGAGTATGGCATTTGGGAGTCTGCTGGGTTGGGTGCTGCAATTCAGCCTCAGTGTTACACCAGATGA
- the THNSL2 gene encoding threonine synthase-like 2 isoform X1: MSTSAKGGWAASGGGGGASMEYVSTRGGTGTVDFEGALFSGYAPDQGLFMPQHIPLLDGDTLRRWSSLSYRELVKELCSLFITAELIPRSMLNDLIDRAFSRFRHKDVVHLSRLKDGLNVLELWHGVTYAFKDLSLSCTGQFLQYFLEKKQKHVTILVGTSGDTGSSAIESVRGQKNMDIFVLLPKGFCTQIQELQMTTVIEDNVHVFAAHGNSDEIDEPIKELFADVDFARKYNLMSLNSVNWSRIMVQIAHHFYAYFQCAPSLDTTPLPVVEIVVPTGGGGNITAGCIAQKMGLPIRLVAAVNSNDIIHRTVQHGDFSLSESVKATLASAMDIQAPPRVREETGKKVGKPRRNASSMAICSLPRAEQVSAGRERPQPWKSMEEPYNVERILWLLSGSDSHLIKTLMERFSASKSLTLPEDLHRKLSETLHSCSASDEDIVRAMQRCWEENHYLLCPHSAVAAHYHYSQPDGAPRCCLAPASAAKFQDALLRAGLVPQLPPEITALTAMKTRSTPLDRGQDWAQALRGWIEAMAQWREAQRHCLAASGQQGITGQGVTQT; the protein is encoded by the exons ATGAGCACAAGTGCAAAGGGTGGCTGGGCTGCAAgtggcggcggcggtggcg CATCCATGGAGTACGTCAGCACACGGGGAGGCACGGGGACTGTTGACTTCGAGGGAGCCCTGTTCTCTGGGTACGCACCTGACCAGGGCCTCTTCATGCCCCAGCACATCCCCTTGCTGGATGGGGACACCCTGCGCAGGTGGAGCAGCCTCTCCTACCGGGAGCTGGTGAAGGAGCTGTGCTCCCTCTTCATCACAGCTGAGCTGATCCCGCGGAGCATGCTCAATG ACTTGATCGACAGGGCCTTCAGCAGGTTCAGACACAAGGATGTTGTCCATCTGTCCAGGCTGAAAGATGGGCTGAATGTGTTGGAGCTCTGGCATGGGGTTACTTACGCATTTAAGGATCTGTCCTTGTCCTGCACAGGGCAGTTTTTACAGTACTTCttggagaaaaagcagaagcatgtCACTATTCTGGTGG GGACTTCAGGGGACACGGGGAGCTCGGCCATTGAAAGCGTGAGAGGACAGAAGAACATGGACATCTTTGTTCTGCTCCCCAAGGGGTTCTGCACCCAGATACAGGAACTTCAGATGACCACTGTCATTGAAGACAACGTCCATGTATTTGCTG CTCATGGGAACAGTGATGAAATCGATGAGCCTATCAAGGAACTGTTTGCTGATGTCGATTTTGCCAGAAAATACAATCTGATGAGCCTGAATTCCGTCAATTGGTCGAGGATTATGGTGCAGATTGCTCACCACTTCTATGCTTACTTTCAgtgtgccccatccctggatACCACCCCGCTGCCAGTGGTGGAAATTGTTGTGCcaacaggaggaggaggaaacatCACag CTGGCTGTATTGCCCAGAAAATGGGTCTCCCGATTAGACTTGTTGCTGCAGTCAACAGCAACGACATCATTCACAGGACTGTTCAGCATGGAGATTTCTCACTGTCAGAAAGCGTGAAGGCTACATTAGCATCAGCCATGGATATTCAG GCTCCACCAAGAGTAAGAGAAGAAACCGGGAAGAAGGTAGGGAAGCCTAGAAGAAATGCCTCATCTATGGCCATCTGCAGCTTGCCCAGAGCAGAACAAGTctcagcaggcagggaaaggcCTCAGCCATGGAAAAGCATGGAG GAACCTTACAACGTGGAGAGGATCCTCTGGCTGCTCTCAGGCTCTGATAGCCACCTGATAAAAACACTAATGGAGAGATTCAGTGCATCAAAAAGCCTTACGCTGCCAGAGGATTTGCACAGAaag CTCTCTGAGACCCTGCACTCCTGCTCGGCCTCTGATGAGGACATCGTGCGAGCCATGCAGCGCTGCTGGGAGGAAAACCACTACCTGCTGTGCCCCCACTCCGCTGTAGCTGCTCACTACCACTACTCACAGCCAGATGG cgCGCCCCGGTGTTGCTTagctccagcctctgcagccaAATTTCAGGATGCCCTGCTCCGAGCCGGCCTGGTTCCCCAGCTTCCCCCTGAAATCACTGCCTTAACAGCGATGAAGACCAGGTCCACCCCCCTGGACCGGGGACAGGACTGGGCACAGGCACTCCGGGGATGGATCGAAGCCATGGCACAGTGGCGGGAGGCACAGCGGCATTGCTTGGCTGCCTCGGGACAGCAGGGGATCACCGGGCAGGGAGTCACGCAGACCTGA
- the THNSL2 gene encoding threonine synthase-like 2 isoform X7, whose amino-acid sequence MSTSAKGGWAASGGGGGASMEYVSTRGGTGTVDFEGALFSGYAPDQGLFMPQHIPLLDGDTLRRWSSLSYRELVKELCSLFITAELIPRSMLNDLIDRAFSRFRHKDVVHLSRLKDGLNVLELWHGVTYAFKDLSLSCTGQFLQYFLEKKQKHVTILVGTSGDTGSSAIESVRGQKNMDIFVLLPKGFCTQIQELQMTTVIEDNVHVFAAHGNSDEIDEPIKELFADVDFARKYNLMSLNSVNWSRIMVQIAHHFYAYFQCAPSLDTTPLPVVEIVVPTGGGGNITAGCIAQKMGLPIRLVAAVNSNDIIHRTVQHGDFSLSESVKATLASAMDIQLSETLHSCSASDEDIVRAMQRCWEENHYLLCPHSAVAAHYHYSQPDGAPRCCLAPASAAKFQDALLRAGLVPQLPPEITALTAMKTRSTPLDRGQDWAQALRGWIEAMAQWREAQRHCLAASGQQGITGQGVTQT is encoded by the exons ATGAGCACAAGTGCAAAGGGTGGCTGGGCTGCAAgtggcggcggcggtggcg CATCCATGGAGTACGTCAGCACACGGGGAGGCACGGGGACTGTTGACTTCGAGGGAGCCCTGTTCTCTGGGTACGCACCTGACCAGGGCCTCTTCATGCCCCAGCACATCCCCTTGCTGGATGGGGACACCCTGCGCAGGTGGAGCAGCCTCTCCTACCGGGAGCTGGTGAAGGAGCTGTGCTCCCTCTTCATCACAGCTGAGCTGATCCCGCGGAGCATGCTCAATG ACTTGATCGACAGGGCCTTCAGCAGGTTCAGACACAAGGATGTTGTCCATCTGTCCAGGCTGAAAGATGGGCTGAATGTGTTGGAGCTCTGGCATGGGGTTACTTACGCATTTAAGGATCTGTCCTTGTCCTGCACAGGGCAGTTTTTACAGTACTTCttggagaaaaagcagaagcatgtCACTATTCTGGTGG GGACTTCAGGGGACACGGGGAGCTCGGCCATTGAAAGCGTGAGAGGACAGAAGAACATGGACATCTTTGTTCTGCTCCCCAAGGGGTTCTGCACCCAGATACAGGAACTTCAGATGACCACTGTCATTGAAGACAACGTCCATGTATTTGCTG CTCATGGGAACAGTGATGAAATCGATGAGCCTATCAAGGAACTGTTTGCTGATGTCGATTTTGCCAGAAAATACAATCTGATGAGCCTGAATTCCGTCAATTGGTCGAGGATTATGGTGCAGATTGCTCACCACTTCTATGCTTACTTTCAgtgtgccccatccctggatACCACCCCGCTGCCAGTGGTGGAAATTGTTGTGCcaacaggaggaggaggaaacatCACag CTGGCTGTATTGCCCAGAAAATGGGTCTCCCGATTAGACTTGTTGCTGCAGTCAACAGCAACGACATCATTCACAGGACTGTTCAGCATGGAGATTTCTCACTGTCAGAAAGCGTGAAGGCTACATTAGCATCAGCCATGGATATTCAG CTCTCTGAGACCCTGCACTCCTGCTCGGCCTCTGATGAGGACATCGTGCGAGCCATGCAGCGCTGCTGGGAGGAAAACCACTACCTGCTGTGCCCCCACTCCGCTGTAGCTGCTCACTACCACTACTCACAGCCAGATGG cgCGCCCCGGTGTTGCTTagctccagcctctgcagccaAATTTCAGGATGCCCTGCTCCGAGCCGGCCTGGTTCCCCAGCTTCCCCCTGAAATCACTGCCTTAACAGCGATGAAGACCAGGTCCACCCCCCTGGACCGGGGACAGGACTGGGCACAGGCACTCCGGGGATGGATCGAAGCCATGGCACAGTGGCGGGAGGCACAGCGGCATTGCTTGGCTGCCTCGGGACAGCAGGGGATCACCGGGCAGGGAGTCACGCAGACCTGA